TATCATTTTTAGACATAAACAAAAAGGGAGCATGATCGGAAAATAATACTCCAATAAATGATATCCTCGTACATAAACAATAGAGTAGAGTACAGGAAAGATCTAGAGTTGATAGCATCCACAATGATCTTCGCATCCGATTTGACAATGATCTCGTTGAAGCTACAATCTCAAGCTAGAAATAAACCTTCTAGTATAGAATGCAATTAATCTACTTTCACGGACAAACAAGAAGAGATAGGTACCTTGCAGAAGTGATAATGTTACCTAGAGAATCCCTAGCTAGTAATTCTACCCTACATGCATGACCATTAACCCCAAATTTGACATCACAATTAATTTTAACAATGTCGCCCAGAGGAGTATACCATACTTTCATAGAACCAATGATTAAAGAACTAAGACAGAGGTAGGTAAATGAGAATTAGTTTGGCTGACAGAGATGTTATCAGATTTTGACTTTACTGGATTTTTAAAGTAGTATTATCAAACAAGTTAAAAGTCGATAATCTTAATGTATTAATTTTAAGTACtactatttaatttaattttataagttGTGTTatcaaacaaattaaaaattaacagtaattaatctattaattttaagtaatttttcAAGTTATCAAATACCATCCAGTAAAAATGCATAGTTAAAGCTAAGACtagaattataaatataaatatgatatatttattttctaatatactAGAGGAAAAATACATGAATGCCAAAATAACTAATTAATCTAGTAACTAATACACTAAACTGGAAAAAACTAAGCAAATTGAAACAATTGCTTCATGTTATAAGGTCCAGTCATTCTTGGCACTCCACTCCACAACAATTGAGCAAGTTGCTGATTAGTCCTTTGAGTATGATGAGCTCCATCAAATAGCACATATTCATTTGGGTTACTGCACACATTGCAACCTTTTTCCCCACACCCTCTTCCATTGTACAATCCACTTCCACAGCAAGcatcttctccatctttgaACCCTTCAAAAATTATTATCACAAGATTAGGGGCAAATTTGAGTTTATCCCTTAACTGAAGGACTATTTTGAATATGATAATTAGTATAAGAGCTTACCGTATTTTGCTGGGTTCTGTATTCTAGCAGCAAGTGCATGAAAATAATCAAAAATTGAGTATTTAAATCCTGGTAATTGTGTCTCCAACTTGTTCATTGCTTGAGATAGAGCTCTGTTGTGTAAATTTGCATTTACTAAGAAGGTCCTCACACATGTTCCATTAACTTGGGGGAACATTGCTTTGACTGTTGGATAGCAACCTAAAGGTCCAACATTTTGAATAGCTAATTTTCTCAACCCGTTTTCATATAGTTCCTGATCAAACAAAATCAAGAAAAACAATTAATTAGATCTTCAATATCAAGTTTATAAATGCGGGACCGGGTTTTAAAGGTGGCCCTAGGATGTACGGCTTGAGCAAATAGCAATCCTAAGAAGAGATATCGATAGGACATAAATGAAATGAATCTGTGTATCTCTAATATATATAGACGCATTTTAGAATCACCAGACTTAAAAAATGAGATTTATgacaaagcggacaatatctatatAATATTGAACTAAACTGTTACTAGAAATGGTATTGAACTATGTAATGAAACCAAAAGCTCAAGAccatagttaaggcccaatagtagattttatattaatctctaacacAAACTCACACGCAAATACTTCTTAGACTTGCAACGTGCAAAACACATGTccatcccgccatgtgtttttaattccacaaattaataagGTTGCTAGCACTCGAatcctcgaccgtttggtccaagCAGCTCTGATATCATGTCatgaaaccaattgaactaaaagctcaagctgatagctAAGGTCCAATTGTAGATATTATagttatggtatcagagcctcttggAACAAAAGGTCGAGGTTCGAGTCCTGTCAATCTCATTAATTGGTGGAActaaaaacacatggcgggacAGACCTCTGTTGTGCACACGGTAAACCGAAGAGGCATTTGCATGTGGAGTGcttcagagattaatataaaatctacgattggaccttaactatcgGCTTGAGCAGTTGGTTAAAATGGTAGTGCGACAAACCAAACTGTTACTAGAAATGTGATTTTTACCTTGATTCCGTTGGTTAAATTGGCAATGACCATATTGACATACTTTGTTCTTTCAGCAGTAGTAGCATTTGGGTAATCTGTGCTGAAGCTGAAGTAATCATTACCTCCAAGACTTAACAAGAAAACAGATCTCATCACTGTTTTCTTAGCTTCTGTTTCACCTACTTTCTTCACTAATGAACTCAACACCTTCTTGAAATTGCTGATTTGCACTTTAAGATTCATCTGGTAataataaaatgaagaaaattatAGAATGAATCCTGAAAAGAAGAAAATTATAGAATGAATCCTGAAAAACACATATGATCATACCACTCCACTGTGTGTTTCAAGCACCCCAGCTCCAGCTGAAGCAAAGTTAGCTCCATCACTGAAGTTAGCACCTGGTTTCAGAAATGGAGGAAGCAAATTCATCCCCGCATTTTGTGCTGCACCCCATTTAAACAATGTAGATTCTTTATTAGTACTCAATATTTTccaacgaacaacaacaaaaagtAACAGCAAACAGAAAACCCAACAGCGGGGGCAGAAAATGTGTTACCAATAAAATCAGGGAGAATGAGGCCATCAGACAATCTGCCAGTGGAATGGTTGTTAAAGCTCATTCCATAAGGATAAGTAGTAGCAGGGGCATGAATGGTGCCATTGAGGTACTGATTATTGCCTGGATCGAAAAGTGAGTCTCCGAAGACAAGTAAGAGCTTGTGTGCATTCTGCTGGGCATAGCACCGGGCAATTGGGTAGGCAATCGCTAAGCAAAAGATTGCACCAAAGATGTTCTTATGGAGTAGCATGatttaagttaatttaatttctgtttttgggttgttttgagtttggttttgtttcgTCAATCTGAACTAGTGCTACTTATAGCGCGGGAGATATGATAAATCTGTGCCTGTTTTAGATGATGTCGGTGTTCGCGCGTTTCGCACGTGTCAAGAAAGTGTTGCGCGTTCAGATTTGCTGAACataacaaaaaaattagaaaggaACAAATGAAGAAGACAACGTGTAAGTAGCATCGTCGACTAGTCATTAAATGACAGTTATACTAATGGTCCCCTAAGCTAGTTAgttatgggaaaattacaaaactaggtcaaatgggaggctcatttacatatttaacccatttactcaacctattacatatctagactcattttgtgtgactttccaaaaatacccccaatatttacgcgcggctcgccccatcccgtctgacttcgcatattccatactatgcgaagtctgcgaagtaaatgtttgggtttgcttgatgaatttagttcgcatatacgaagcctggatgtgttttgaagctaattcgcgaagtggtatataacaaaaaagggcaaacaacaacggattctaacattcaaatcataacattatcaaaatttacaacaaaattgtcacaataacgacattcaaatcataacattatcaaaatttacaacaagattgccacaatgaactctattaactaatcatttcaaagtgaaactAACTAATCTGGTACCAAGATTacgcatccgcttcaaaattggcaccatgggatggacgtgtcccatggtgcaccccgagattgacacaacctctcctaacgaatcatttcaggagtcaatgtgtcaatcttggggaagttcatccctatacaggaaggaaaatcatcttccctgcagcccagtacgccgccttccagaaagggatgttacgtattcaaccatctacagaaaaaattaaccgtgttagttatgaaaaaggacgattttggattcgcgaaatgaaaattagcgaagcatgcgaatgtaaatgtgcatggGAAGacgtgattttacttcgcataacgattttttcgcgaagtctgcgaggtctgaaatgtgactatctacgtcgcatatcgatgctttcgcgaagtctgcgaggtctgaaacgtaaggatctattcgcagacttcgcgaactaatagattcgcgaggtagatccatacatttcagactctttctcttcgcagatctccgcgaattcatcgactacgcgaagtgaattcatggaaAACGCAGGAAAAacagcagatacttacatttttcg
The window above is part of the Euphorbia lathyris chromosome 3, ddEupLath1.1, whole genome shotgun sequence genome. Proteins encoded here:
- the LOC136224964 gene encoding GDSL lipase-like, with the translated sequence MLLHKNIFGAIFCLAIAYPIARCYAQQNAHKLLLVFGDSLFDPGNNQYLNGTIHAPATTYPYGMSFNNHSTGRLSDGLILPDFIAQNAGMNLLPPFLKPGANFSDGANFASAGAGVLETHSGVMNLKVQISNFKKVLSSLVKKVGETEAKKTVMRSVFLLSLGGNDYFSFSTDYPNATTAERTKYVNMVIANLTNGIKELYENGLRKLAIQNVGPLGCYPTVKAMFPQVNGTCVRTFLVNANLHNRALSQAMNKLETQLPGFKYSIFDYFHALAARIQNPAKYGFKDGEDACCGSGLYNGRGCGEKGCNVCSNPNEYVLFDGAHHTQRTNQQLAQLLWSGVPRMTGPYNMKQLFQFA